The proteins below are encoded in one region of Hordeum vulgare subsp. vulgare chromosome 3H, MorexV3_pseudomolecules_assembly, whole genome shotgun sequence:
- the LOC123445071 gene encoding ABC transporter I family member 11, chloroplastic → MLTLASIAFTPTISSSPVKMTRRFSWRCRAERVSAGYSQLEVRKVSYRPPGTEQNLLNQTSLFLREKSFGLIFGRSGSGKTTLLQLLAGLSEPTSGSICIQKYDDNGKPMGPSEVLASQRVGIVFQFPERYFLSDTILEEVTFGWPRQKADISLREQLGLKLQNAINSVGLSAISLDKDPQSLSGGFKRRLALAIQLVQTPDLLLLDEPLAGLDWKARADVVNLLKDLKKDHTILVVSHDLRELYPLVDRSWRMEMGGVLKEESLPV, encoded by the exons ATGCTCACTTTGGCCAGCATCGCTTTCACCCCCACAATTTCATCTTCTCCGGTTAAGATGACAAG GAGGTTTTCTTGGAGATGTCGAGCAGAACGGGTATCAGCTGGGTACTCCCAGTTGGAG GTTAGAAAAGTTAGCTACCGGCCTCCTGGAACCGAGCAAAACTTATTGAATCAAACTAGTCTCTTTCTCCGGGAGAAAAG TTTTGGTTTGATATTTGGACGGAGTGGGAGTGGAAAGACCACTCTTTTACAG CTTTTAGCCGGTCTATCAGAACCTACCTCTGGTTCAATTTGCATTCAGAAGTATGATGATAATGGAAAACCAATGGGTCCGTCGGAAGTGTTAGCTTCTCAAAGAGTTGGTATTGTATTTCAGTTTCCTGAGAG GTACTTCTTATCGGATACTATACTTGAAGAAGTTACTTTTGGATGGCCAAGGCAAAAGGCAGACATTTCTTTGAGGGAGCAACTCGGTTTAAAACTTCAGAATGCCATTAACTCA GTTGGTCTAAGTGCCATCTCATTGGATAAAGATCCACAGTCTCTCAGTGGTGGGTTTAAGCGGCGACTTGCTTTGGCAATTCAACTG GTTCAAACTCCCGATTTATTGTTGCTTGATGAGCCCCTTGCTGGTCTTG ATTGGAAAGCTCGGGCTGATGTTGTGAATCTCCTGAAGGACCTAAAGAAAGACCACACGATACTGGTTGTAAGTCACGACCTAAG AGAACTATACCCGCTGGTAGACCGCTCGTGGAGAATGGAGATGGGGGGAGTTTTGAAGGAGGAATCTTTACCTGTATAG